From Rhododendron vialii isolate Sample 1 chromosome 7a, ASM3025357v1:
TAGAATAGAAGCTAGAGATTACAATCGTATAAGGAGCCGCTATTTCAACGTAAAACTTTGTGAATGTAATCACCCAGTTTGGTAGGGAACCGCATCTTTCTTTAGTTGGGTTCGAACTTCGATATCACAAATGATTCATTAATTACTCTTGATTTtcctgtgtatttttttttaatatctggATTGCAATAAGTAGCCTGTTGCATAATTAGAGCTGTGATGGTGGTTgaaggtattttttttgttgtaatttccCCAACAAAaaggagttgattttttgatatCTCTCATGGACACCATTGTCACACCTAGATTTTACATAAACTGGTTTATAAATTGTGATAAAGGACTAATGAGATCATCGTGAAAACATTGTTGTTAAAGCATTGTAGAATGGTCCAATAACATTTTAGTCAATCTAACTTTACTGGATTTTTAATATGCGTGTTGTGTGATTTATGAATTTCCAACAAATTTTACCTATGCTTTGCTTATTTTATTCTATATGAATTTACTTTGCTTCGGTCTATTTTGTTATGAAACAAAACTTTAAGTTGTGCAGattgagtaaaaaaaattgaaacataatTTTAAGATCACGACATCGGTCTATAACTTAAAATGGTCACTCTTTTGGCACTAATAAACATTCGTCACAAGGACACCAAAATTATAATCAATATCACATTACTCaatattttctttccaatcttggtttgtgattttttttttctttttgcattagGCAATGAACAGCAAAGGAAAGCCAACACGTGTTAGCAgtggagaaaaagaagaacggGTATCACCCTTTGATGTATCTTCTATCTTCTATCTTTATAGTCAATTAGCTAAACGACAttctaatttctcaaatttgtttATACACGTATTTTAGGAACAATCCGGTAAAGATATATCAAAAGGAATACTAGCGCAACGTGCCCGACGAGAACGAGAACGTATTTTTAAGCAAACCACTGAAAGGCGATCGGAACAACACTCGCCGATAAATACAAGTGTACGACTCTTATTAATCAAAATCGTGTTTGATTATCTACAttttctacccatttttttttaatgtaattcTTTCTCAATTGTTGACTTTGTACGTAAAGATTCAACCTCTCCGAGACGGGAATATTAGAGCCGATGGGCGAGACCAACATGTCGTACATGTTCCCGAGGTAAGTCTCCATATAATTGTTAAGTTTCTTGCAAACCTAATTAGTACCCGTAATGCAATTTATGTATTTCTTGCATTTGTTTTTAGTTTGTCTGAAATTCTGATGAGTTTCTTAACGACATCCCTTTTTCCTGGGAAAAGAAGATGTTAACATGACAAAGTAGAAGTGTTTGAGGCAGCACGTGATTGTACTGCTACTATGACCTGGAAGAGGCCTCTATAGGTTACGTTTTTAGGGTTTAAGAAGTTATTGGTAGGCCAAACTTTGGACGCCTGAGTTTCAGATGTTGAATTAGGCGAGTAGAGGAAAGTTAGGTCACGAGACGTTAAAGAATTGTGACCTCGGCATCTAGATAAACATTGTTTTGCTATGAATCCTATAGGTAGTTCAGAGTACATCTTGCTGTAAGCAAATATGTATTCCATAATATAATTTATGTGTCTCTTAACAGGATGCACAAAGAATAGGGGCAATGGCTAAGAAAAGGAAGGCAACGTATGTAGGGAGTGGAAAGGAAAACTCTGAGGTATCACACGTTGACACAACACACGATGACACATGTCTTCTAcctttcatttgaaaaaaaaatattagtccTTAAGTAGTACTGCTTCTCTCTTTAGATTAGTACCCGTAATATAATTTATGTGTCTCTTAACAGGATGCACAAAGAATAGGGGCAATGGCTAAGAAAAGGAAGGCAACGTATGTAGGGAGTGGAAAGGAAAACTCTGAGGTATCACACGTTGACACAACACACGATGACACATGTCTTCTAcctttcatttgaaaaaaaaatattagtccTTAAGTAATACTGCTTCTCTCTTTAGCCACAGGTTGGTAAAGAGATATCAAAATTGGCATTGGCACAACGTGCACGACGGGAACGAGAACGAAACCTAAAGCAAAGCACTGCTCAGCGATCAGAACAACACCTGCTATGGGATACTAGGGTAAGActcttttgaataaaaacaatgacatgcaaaattaaattaaaaacaacaaatatgATAGTCGATGCAACTGAGTGAACTATTCGTTGTCTATTTATAGACACAACCTCTACACGAAATAAATATCGGGGCTACCCGTGATGAGCACTATGCCAACATTGGCAACAACCTCCATATTCGTGAGGTATTCCTTAAGTACACTCTTTATGTTTTAATCAGCATTGTTAATTTTGCGAATACACGTTTCATTATGCATTACTTCAAAGGATACACAAAGGGCGAACACAACTGCTCACCTATGCTATTGAAAAAGATTCTTTGGTATTATTCCTGCACAATGCTTTGTGTCATTCCAAAAAGTCTGTTGTGTGGATTATTTGGAGTTTaaacaaatttgaaattatgtgtCATAATTATTGTATCCCTACCTTCTTTTATTGTTCGAATCTTTTAAATATTTAGTATAAAATTCTTATAGGTAGAGCCACTTCGAGACATAAATGTTGGAGTTGAAATCCATGAAGAGCGGAATGTGAACATCATACGTGTTCGTGAGGTACTTCGTACACTATTTATATGGAGACCATGAAAGTAACAACCAAACATCGATACCCCTTTCCAAGCATATAccacataataaaaaatagcTTGATATGTGTTGTTGATATTTTAGGTACCCAACGGTAATATTATATCAAAAAAAGCAATGGCCCAACGTGCACGACGAGAACGAGAGAGAAATCTAAAGCACGGTTATTCTTATCAATCGGGACAACGGTCTCAAGTCGAGCGAACCAATGAATGTCTACAACCGATACCACATGCAAACTCTCCTTTGACACCCAGTCGTCGCCCTCTCAACTGCTTTGGACAAGGATCAATAGTCACCCAACCTATCGAAAAGCAACAGAGGGTTGCACAAACGAACACGTCTTTGTCCTTCATGCCAAATACAACTTCCACCCAGCACACCAATCGGTACGCCTTTTTTTGGATGAAATGCAACtcccaaattttaaaataccCATGTTTTGCCTAAATagtctttattaattttttgaaggCCTACTCTTACCGACCAAATGGAACTATGTTATGAAGACGAATTGGAGGAGTCTGTGAATTTAGAGGGACTTAGCAGATCTCACGTAATTCCAGGGAGGCATAATCTTGGCAATATGGATATTAAATGTACCCATTGTAAAGCCCTACATTGGATGGATGAGAGATTGACAAAATCTTCTACAAGTCATCCATTATTCGGCACTTGCTGTTTCCAAGGAAAGATAAGACTACCTACACTTATTACACCCCCTCCGCCAATTCGAGCATTGTATGATGGGGATGATGATCGATCAATATCATTTCGAAAACATAGTCGGGAGTATAATGCAACCAACGCTTTCACAAGTCTTGGAGCTACATTGGATCCACGAATGCTAAGCGGAAGGGGTCCTACATCTTTCACTATCCATGGGGAATTGCGACATCGTGTAGGTTCACTGCTGCCACAACAGGGAAAGGATGCATCGTATGCTCAACTGTATATTTACGATCCAGCTTCAGCTTTGGAAGTCCGCAATCGTAGAAATCAACAATTGAGAAAGGATGTACTACAAACTATCCAAGAAACTTTGTTGCAAGTTAATCCATTTGTGGATAAATTCCGTCAGGCATATGCAATTCTAGATCAACTGGACATTACAGAACAAACTTTACCTGCCCACCTTCACTATAATTCGTCAAAAGATCGACGCCGATATAATTTACCAACATCAGATGAGATTGCGGTAGTTATACCTGGAGATGGATCTAAAGCCAGCGGCATGAGAGATATTGTCTTGCATTTGAGAGGAGATAATCAATTGATGCAGATTAACGAATGTCACCCAGCATATTTGCCACTACACTACGTCTTGCTATTCCCACGTGGAGAACTTGGATGGGAACCTGAGATGAAACAGTGGGATGTTAAGAATAACCGACCTGCGTCCGTGCGACTAACCCAAATGGAATATTATAGTCACCATTTATTTGAGCGTCGAACAGAGTATTCAACCATTTTGAGGGGAGGAAAATTATTTCAGGAGTTTTTGGTAGATTCTTGGGCAGCAACTGAGCAGAATCGGTTAACATACTACAAGCTTAATCAAGCGAGACTTCGTACTTCTCTGTACCATGATTTGACTGATATTGGTCCTGATGGCTTAGAACCTGATCAAATTGGACAAAGGATGATTTTGCCATCTTCGTTTACTGGTGGCCCAAGACACATGTTCGAGATATTTCAAGATTCAATGGCTATCACGAGATACAACCATCACCCTGATATTTTTCTCACCATGACTGCAAATCCCAAATGGCCAGAAATTACTTCTGCCCTATTGCCTCATCAAACCGCTGTTGACCGTCTTGATTTAGTTGCCCGTGTTTTCGAGCTAAAGAGAAAGGCTTTGATGAAggagattgaaaaaaataaagtgtttgGTCAGAAAGTTGCCCACGTGTACACTATTGAATTTCAAAAACGTGGTCTGCCccatatgcatgtactattCTTTCTTCTAGGTCGGGATAAAATTCGTACTTGCGCTCAAGTTGACAAGTTAGTTTGTGCTGAATTCCCAAACCTTGAAGATGATCCTGAACTATTTGAAACGGTCAAGAGTTGTATGGTACATGGACCATGCGGCGCGCGAAATCCGCACGCAACCTgcatggaaaatggaaaatgcactAAGAGGTACTCTCGAGCATTTGCAGAAACAACCACCATGGACGAAAATGGATATCCCATCTACCGTCGTCGTGATGATGGGAAAGTGTACATTGTCAGGGGACACGAAGTTGATAATAGGGATGTTGTGCCATACAATCCTCATCTATCCAAAATGTTCAATTGCCATATTAATGTAGAAGTTTGTGCTGGAATGAGATGTGTAAAATACATTCACAAGTACATTTACAAGGGTCACGATCGAGCAACGACGGTGTTGGGATCAGTTAATGAAATAAAGCAATAGGTATATTGGACCGCCAGAAGCTACTTGGCGAATATTCGGACATCATATGCACGAAGAGGTACCAACAGTTACACGACTTGCTCTCCATTTACCTGGAATGCATCGCGTTAATTACAATCCCAAAGAGTCATTGGAAGACATCATTGCTAGAGCTGCAGTAGAAAAGTCGACTCTAACTGGGTTTTTTTCATGGTACGCTTCCAACCCGGATTCTATCCCCTACACTTACCAAGAATTTCCGCAATACTTCGTTTGGGACAAGGCAACCAATGTGTGGACACCAAGACAAATTGGATACGCAATCGGGAGAATGTACTTTGCCAGCCCTAATTGTGGTGAGACATTTTATTTACGTTTGCTATTGACTGTTGTGAGAGGACCAAAATCTTACGAAAGTTTACGGACAGTAAATAATGTTATACACGATACTTTTAAGTTGGCATGTGTTGCTAGAGGGCTTCTGGAAGACGATGATGAGTGGGTTCAATGTCTTGAAGAGGCAGCAATAATGAAGAGTGGATATCAGTTGAGGAGATTGTTTTGTGTTATTCTCACACAATGCTCACCGCTACAACAGTTAGAATTGTGGAATCGATTTTCTATACATATATGTGATGATCTCGCGCACAAAATCCGCACATTATATGCCCTTCCTAATCCAACCGAGGGTCAAATTGAAGATTATGGTCTGTATCTTCTCAATCAGATGCTTGGAGAAACAGGTAAGAGTTTACATGACTTCCCACCTATGCCGCAACCGAACGAAAATTGGAGCACAGCTGTTGGTAACAGGTTGATTATAGAACATCGACAGCTTCAAATCCAATCACAACAGGCAGATACAGAGACTAATATTGGTCGCCTAAACATCGGACAACGCAATGCTTATGATGCTATTATGTGCtctgtttttgaaaataaaggcactaccttctttttgaatggggGTGCCGGCACAGGAAAGACATTTTTGTACAACACAATTGCACAAAAATGTCGTGCTCTTGGGCATATAGTGGTTACTGTGGCTTCGTCTGGAATTGCATCGTTGTTATTGGAAGGAGGTCGCACTGCACATTCAACATTCTCGATCCCACTAGATGTATTAGAAAATTCTATTTGCGAGTTCACCAAGCAATCCATACAAGCAGAGTTATttagagaaacaaaaatgataatATGGGATGAAGTACCTATGCAACATAAATATTGTGTTGAGGCAGTTGATCGCACATTACGAGATATTCGTGACAACCCTAAACCATTTGGGGGTATCACCGTAGTTCTTGGTGGTGATTTCCGTCAAATTTTACCAGTTGTACCCAAAGGTGTTCGTGAGGAAATTGTAAACGCATCACTTAGGCGTTCCGATCTGTGGGATGACATACATGTCTTGACATTGAGTTTGAACATGCGATTAAATACTTTAGATCCTCGAAATGCTGATTTCGCAAATTTCCTGATGGAGGTAATATtgcataataatttttttaatgaagtagttgtttttgaagagaaaattgTTAGCACTTCattatatttattgattttcaCTTCAATATATTTTAGGTTGGAACAAACCCTCAAGAAGTGGTACACCTACCAACAACAATAGGTAGATGTCAAGATCTGAACGAATTATTATCGACAGTTTATCCCCAACTGGGAGTGGCAACTGTATCAACCCCGACTTTTTTGACTGAACGCACAATTCTCTCAGCTCGAAATGATGACGTGAATGCTATAAATTGCACTGCACTAACTATTTTTCCAGGAAATAGTTACACTTACCTTGCTGCAGACAAGATGTCTGAGGACAACGGAATGGATAGAAGCATCACTAACCGGTATCCCAACGAGTACCTAAACTCACTAGATCCTACTGGGCTACCACCTTTTAAGCTACAGTTGAAAGCGGGTTGTCCTATAATATTGCTCAGAAATATCGCCCCAAAGGATGGACTTTGTAATGGCACGAGGATGATGGTTGTCAGATGTGGCTCCCGTATTATTGAAGTTAAGATTTTAACAGGCGCAAAATTTGGCCAATTGGCCTTCATACCACGAATATCTTTATCTCCGTCATCTTCAGATTTTCCTTTCCATATGACAAGGCGTCAATTTCCAATACGTTTGGCATATGCTATGACTATTAACACATCACAAGGACAATCTGTAAAATTTGTTGGGGTCGATTTGCGTACACCCGTGTTTAGTCATGGGCAGTTATATGTGGCATTGTCGAGGTGCACGTCTTTTGACCGCATAAGTGTCCTTCTCCCCGAAGAAGCAACAGATTCTACTACCAATATTGTTTACCCTGAAGTTCTGCTGTAGTGTGGTTTATCATACCAGGTACAACAAGTTGCAGAGTATTACAACTAAAGATAATTTTCTCTTTGTTACCATAGGAATGAAATTGAAGACGCATATTGGTGTCTCTTTTTTGCCTCCGCGTATTTTTTTCAAAGCATTCCATATTATTAATATTTGGGTGTTTGATGCAGATGACTTATTTAGGAAGGAAGCACCAACAACACTCAATTATATTGGGGATCGCTCACCGTCTCTCTTCCGTCAATCTCAGGTATTGCATATGAAATTTTGGCTTAGGGTCTGCTTTATATCATGGCTTAAGATCTTTTTGTGGTCTTTGTTTAGTACATGGCAATGGCTCAAGTCattttataaaatcaagtacAACAATACATCTGGCAACAAACCTTTAGAGATGTGTACAATACATTAGGTTGACTGcaatattttttctttagaCACGTGTATAACCGCTGTAAGTCTCTGAATCGAGCTTAAAGACCCTAGAATAAACGTTTCAACCACGTCTTTTGTATTCAAACTAGAAATT
This genomic window contains:
- the LOC131334341 gene encoding uncharacterized protein LOC131334341 — protein: MHEEVPTVTRLALHLPGMHRVNYNPKESLEDIIARAAVEKSTLTGFFSWYASNPDSIPYTYQEFPQYFVWDKATNVWTPRQIGYAIGRMYFASPNCGETFYLRLLLTVVRGPKSYESLRTVNNVIHDTFKLACVARGLLEDDDEWVQCLEEAAIMKSGYQLRRLFCVILTQCSPLQQLELWNRFSIHICDDLAHKIRTLYALPNPTEGQIEDYGLYLLNQMLGETGKSLHDFPPMPQPNENWSTAVGNRLIIEHRQLQIQSQQADTETNIGRLNIGQRNAYDAIMCSVFENKGTTFFLNGGAGTGKTFLYNTIAQKCRALGHIVVTVASSGIASLLLEGGRTAHSTFSIPLDVLENSICEFTKQSIQAELFRETKMIIWDEVPMQHKYCVEAVDRTLRDIRDNPKPFGGITVVLGGDFRQILPVVPKGVREEIVNASLRRSDLWDDIHVLTLSLNMRLNTLDPRNADFANFLMEVGTNPQEVVHLPTTIGRCQDLNELLSTVYPQLGVATVSTPTFLTERTILSARNDDVNAINCTALTIFPGNSYTYLAADKMSEDNGMDRSITNRYPNEYLNSLDPTGLPPFKLQLKAGCPIILLRNIAPKDGLCNGTRMMVVRCGSRIIEVKILTGAKFGQLAFIPRISLSPSSSDFPFHMTRRQFPIRLAYAMTINTSQGQSVKFVGVDLRTPVFSHGQLYVALSRCTSFDRISVLLPEEATDSTTNIVYPEVLL
- the LOC131334340 gene encoding uncharacterized protein LOC131334340 translates to MNSKGKPTRVSSGEKEEREQSGKDISKGILAQRARRERERIFKQTTERRSEQHSPINTSIQPLRDGNIRADGRDQHVVHVPEDAQRIGAMAKKRKATYVGSGKENSEDAQRIGAMAKKRKATYVGSGKENSEPQVGKEISKLALAQRARRERERNLKQSTAQRSEQHLLWDTRTQPLHEINIGATRDEHYANIGNNLHIREVEPLRDINVGVEIHEERNVNIIRVREVPNGNIISKKAMAQRARRERERNLKHGYSYQSGQRSQVERTNECLQPIPHANSPLTPSRRPLNCFGQGSIVTQPIEKQQRVAQTNTSLSFMPNTTSTQHTNRPTLTDQMELCYEDELEESVNLEGLSRSHVIPGRHNLGNMDIKCTHCKALHWMDERLTKSSTSHPLFGTCCFQGKIRLPTLITPPPPIRALYDGDDDRSISFRKHSREYNATNAFTSLGATLDPRMLSGRGPTSFTIHGELRHRVGSLLPQQGKDASYAQLYIYDPASALEVRNRRNQQLRKDVLQTIQETLLQVNPFVDKFRQAYAILDQLDITEQTLPAHLHYNSSKDRRRYNLPTSDEIAVVIPGDGSKASGMRDIVLHLRGDNQLMQINECHPAYLPLHYVLLFPRGELGWEPEMKQWDVKNNRPASVRLTQMEYYSHHLFERRTEYSTILRGGKLFQEFLVDSWAATEQNRLTYYKLNQARLRTSLYHDLTDIGPDGLEPDQIGQRMILPSSFTGGPRHMFEIFQDSMAITRYNHHPDIFLTMTANPKWPEITSALLPHQTAVDRLDLVARVFELKRKALMKEIEKNKVFGQKVAHVYTIEFQKRGLPHMHVLFFLLGRDKIRTCAQVDKLVCAEFPNLEDDPELFETVKSCMVHGPCGARNPHATCMENGKCTKRYSRAFAETTTMDENGYPIYRRRDDGKVYIVRGHEVDNRDVVPYNPHLSKMFNCHINVEVCAGMRCVKYIHKYIYKGHDRATTVLGSVNEIKQ